From Streptomyces sp. HUAS MG91, the proteins below share one genomic window:
- a CDS encoding 3-hydroxyacyl-CoA dehydrogenase NAD-binding domain-containing protein, which yields MSSPKRTSPESVRRVACVGAGVIGGGWVAHFLGRGYDVTAWDPAPDAEARLRRLVAAAWPALEQLGLAPGASPDRLTVTGTLEEAVADAEFVQESAPEKLELKRELLAKLDAATPAGVVIASSTSGYPMTDMQTAAAAPGRLVVGHPFNPPYLIPLVEVAGGERTDPDAVGWLSRFYECAGKSVITMDREVPGFIANRLQEALWREALHMVANGEATVADIDRSITEGPGLRWAVMGPMLTFALAGGEGGMAHMLDHFGPSLKSPWTRLEAPELDKELYDAVVSGCDDAADGRTVADLVGERDRGVIAVLRATGRLPRDGDA from the coding sequence TTGAGTTCCCCGAAGAGGACCTCCCCCGAGTCCGTGCGCCGGGTCGCCTGTGTCGGCGCCGGTGTGATCGGCGGCGGCTGGGTCGCCCATTTCCTCGGCCGCGGCTACGACGTCACCGCGTGGGACCCGGCGCCCGACGCCGAGGCCCGGCTGCGCCGGCTGGTGGCCGCGGCCTGGCCCGCGCTCGAACAGCTGGGGCTGGCCCCCGGCGCGTCGCCGGACCGGCTCACCGTCACCGGCACGCTCGAAGAGGCCGTCGCCGACGCCGAGTTCGTGCAGGAGAGCGCTCCGGAGAAGCTGGAGCTGAAGCGTGAACTGCTCGCGAAACTGGACGCGGCGACCCCCGCCGGGGTCGTGATCGCCTCCTCCACCTCCGGCTACCCGATGACGGACATGCAGACGGCGGCGGCCGCCCCGGGCCGTCTCGTCGTCGGGCATCCCTTCAACCCGCCGTACCTGATCCCGCTCGTCGAGGTGGCGGGCGGCGAGCGGACCGACCCGGACGCCGTGGGCTGGCTGTCCCGCTTCTACGAGTGCGCGGGCAAGTCCGTGATCACCATGGACCGGGAGGTCCCCGGCTTCATCGCCAACCGCCTCCAGGAGGCCCTGTGGCGCGAGGCCCTGCACATGGTGGCGAACGGGGAGGCGACGGTCGCCGACATCGACCGGTCCATCACCGAGGGGCCCGGTCTGCGCTGGGCGGTCATGGGCCCGATGCTCACGTTCGCGCTGGCGGGCGGCGAGGGCGGCATGGCCCACATGCTCGACCACTTCGGGCCGTCCCTGAAGTCCCCGTGGACCCGGCTCGAAGCGCCGGAGCTCGACAAGGAGCTGTACGACGCCGTGGTGTCCGGCTGCGACGACGCCGCCGACGGGCGTACGGTCGCCGACCTGGTCGGCGAGCGCGACCGGGGCGTCATCGCCGTCCTGCGTGCGACCGGACGGCTGCCCCGGGACGGTGACGCGTGA
- a CDS encoding thioesterase family protein: protein MSGLPLFHETVRPEWIDYNGHMSEAFYVLVFGFATDALMDRTGVDAAYRERTGCSLYTVESHVRYLRDVPEGTALTVRTRVLGAAGKKVRFAHEMFAGGPDAVATIELLALYVDQKAGRAVAFPDALRDRLAALAEPAPPWAGRSVTGP, encoded by the coding sequence GTGAGCGGCCTCCCGCTGTTCCACGAGACCGTGCGGCCCGAGTGGATCGACTACAACGGTCACATGAGCGAGGCGTTCTACGTCCTGGTCTTCGGGTTCGCGACCGACGCGCTGATGGACCGTACGGGCGTCGACGCCGCGTACCGCGAGCGCACCGGCTGTTCGCTGTACACCGTCGAGTCCCATGTCCGCTATCTGCGGGACGTCCCCGAGGGGACCGCGCTCACCGTGCGGACGCGGGTGCTCGGCGCGGCCGGGAAGAAGGTCCGGTTCGCGCACGAGATGTTCGCGGGCGGCCCGGACGCCGTCGCCACCATCGAGCTGCTCGCCCTGTACGTGGATCAGAAGGCGGGCCGGGCGGTCGCCTTCCCCGACGCGCTGCGGGACCGGCTCGCGGCACTGGCGGAACCGGCGCCGCCGTGGGCGGGGCGGTCGGTCACCGGCCCCTGA